From one Nothobranchius furzeri strain GRZ-AD chromosome 2, NfurGRZ-RIMD1, whole genome shotgun sequence genomic stretch:
- the LOC107395560 gene encoding gastrula zinc finger protein XlCGF57.1 isoform X1, with amino-acid sequence MDTGAQQKVAVKDVPEEWSATVHQMDPEHFQIKEEKEEFWTRLEGEQLHLKEETDAAVFAFTAVSIKCEDDEEKPLFSPLRQQQIEDSDVPTSSSGDQMTAKTVGEGETSRNLDLNPLEQTSDSSETEMSEDEEKDDDGVNLDFELSDCGPENGDADMDWNENRSSKSDVKIVSKSFCCGKQFLSKWFLQEHARVPSHSAIRPSDGLVNKKRVRAKRHVDSCREVQTELKSFSCDDCGKSFRTKSNLSSHTSVHTGLKPFACGLCGQKFSRKTNLKSHLNVHAGQKPYACELCGQRFSRKEHLNSHMRVHTGQKPYACELCGQRFSHKTTLNRHTKAHTGQKPFSCEICGQRFSVKIYLNNHMKIHTGQKPFACTHCEKRFRRKESLKRHLLARTGQRPFACELCERQFSSKSNLNCHKKVHGEQKLFACDTVRTDA; translated from the exons ATGGATACAG GTGCTCAACAGAAGGTGGCAGTGAAAGATGTTCCTGAAGAATGGAGTGCGACTGTGCACCAGATGGACCCAGAACACTTCCAAATaaaggaggaaaaggaggaaTTCTGGACCCGTTTAGAGGGAGAACAGCtccatttgaaggaggagactgatgccGCCGTGTTTGCATTCACTGCAGTTTCTATAAagtgtgaggatgatgaagagaaacctctgttctCACCGCTTCGTCAGCAGCAAATCGAAGACagcgatgttccaaccagcagctcaggtgACCAGATGACAGCAAAAACTGTTGGAGAAGGAGAAACTAGCAGGAACTTGGATCTAAACCCTCTAGAacagacatctgattcttcagagactgaaatgAGTGAAGATGAAGAaaaggatgatgatggtgtgaatcTAGACTTTGAGCTGTCAGACTGTGGGCCTGAAAATGGAGATGCAGACATGGACTGGAATGAGAACAGGTCCTCTAAGTCAGATGTTAAGATTGTTAGCAAGTccttctgttgtggaaaacagtTTCTCAGTAAGTGGTTTCTCCAGGAACATGCGAGAGTGCCAAGTCATTCAGCAATAAGGCCTTCAGATGGTTTGGTTAATAAGAAACGTGTTAGAGCGAAGCGACATGTAGACTCATGCAGAGAAGTCCAGACagaactaaaatcatttagttgtgatgactgtggaaaaagCTTTCGTACAAAATCTAATTTAAGCAGTCAcacgagtgtccacacaggactgaaaccttttgcttgtgggctttgtggacaaaaatttagccGAAAGACTAATTTAAAAAGTCACTTGAATGTCCACGCAGGACAGAAACCATAtgcctgtgagctttgtggacaaagatttagtcggaaggaacatttaaacagtcacatgcgcgtccacacaggacagaaaccatatgcctgtgagctctgtggacaaagatttagccataagacAACTTTAAATAGACACACGAAagcccacacaggacagaagcctttttcctgtgagatttgtggacaaagatttagcgtaAAGATTtatttaaacaatcacatgaaaatccacacaggacagaaaccttttgcttgtactcactgtgaaaaaagatttagacGAAAGGAAAGTTTAAAGAGACACTTATTAGCTCGCACAGGACAGAGGCCATTTGCATGTGAGCTTTGTGAACGACAATTTTCCAGTAAGTCAAATTTAAACTGCCACAAAAAAGTGCATGGAGAACAGAAACTTTTTGCCTGTGACACGGTTCGTACAGATGCTTGA
- the LOC107395560 gene encoding gastrula zinc finger protein XlCGF57.1 isoform X2: protein MDPEHFQIKEEKEEFWTRLEGEQLHLKEETDAAVFAFTAVSIKCEDDEEKPLFSPLRQQQIEDSDVPTSSSGDQMTAKTVGEGETSRNLDLNPLEQTSDSSETEMSEDEEKDDDGVNLDFELSDCGPENGDADMDWNENRSSKSDVKIVSKSFCCGKQFLSKWFLQEHARVPSHSAIRPSDGLVNKKRVRAKRHVDSCREVQTELKSFSCDDCGKSFRTKSNLSSHTSVHTGLKPFACGLCGQKFSRKTNLKSHLNVHAGQKPYACELCGQRFSRKEHLNSHMRVHTGQKPYACELCGQRFSHKTTLNRHTKAHTGQKPFSCEICGQRFSVKIYLNNHMKIHTGQKPFACTHCEKRFRRKESLKRHLLARTGQRPFACELCERQFSSKSNLNCHKKVHGEQKLFACDTVRTDA, encoded by the coding sequence ATGGACCCAGAACACTTCCAAATaaaggaggaaaaggaggaaTTCTGGACCCGTTTAGAGGGAGAACAGCtccatttgaaggaggagactgatgccGCCGTGTTTGCATTCACTGCAGTTTCTATAAagtgtgaggatgatgaagagaaacctctgttctCACCGCTTCGTCAGCAGCAAATCGAAGACagcgatgttccaaccagcagctcaggtgACCAGATGACAGCAAAAACTGTTGGAGAAGGAGAAACTAGCAGGAACTTGGATCTAAACCCTCTAGAacagacatctgattcttcagagactgaaatgAGTGAAGATGAAGAaaaggatgatgatggtgtgaatcTAGACTTTGAGCTGTCAGACTGTGGGCCTGAAAATGGAGATGCAGACATGGACTGGAATGAGAACAGGTCCTCTAAGTCAGATGTTAAGATTGTTAGCAAGTccttctgttgtggaaaacagtTTCTCAGTAAGTGGTTTCTCCAGGAACATGCGAGAGTGCCAAGTCATTCAGCAATAAGGCCTTCAGATGGTTTGGTTAATAAGAAACGTGTTAGAGCGAAGCGACATGTAGACTCATGCAGAGAAGTCCAGACagaactaaaatcatttagttgtgatgactgtggaaaaagCTTTCGTACAAAATCTAATTTAAGCAGTCAcacgagtgtccacacaggactgaaaccttttgcttgtgggctttgtggacaaaaatttagccGAAAGACTAATTTAAAAAGTCACTTGAATGTCCACGCAGGACAGAAACCATAtgcctgtgagctttgtggacaaagatttagtcggaaggaacatttaaacagtcacatgcgcgtccacacaggacagaaaccatatgcctgtgagctctgtggacaaagatttagccataagacAACTTTAAATAGACACACGAAagcccacacaggacagaagcctttttcctgtgagatttgtggacaaagatttagcgtaAAGATTtatttaaacaatcacatgaaaatccacacaggacagaaaccttttgcttgtactcactgtgaaaaaagatttagacGAAAGGAAAGTTTAAAGAGACACTTATTAGCTCGCACAGGACAGAGGCCATTTGCATGTGAGCTTTGTGAACGACAATTTTCCAGTAAGTCAAATTTAAACTGCCACAAAAAAGTGCATGGAGAACAGAAACTTTTTGCCTGTGACACGGTTCGTACAGATGCTTGA